The genomic DNA TGCTCGACATCTGAATATGCCTAATATAGCACGTGCAATAATTTCGGCTTGCTGGATCTCcttgaaattatattttctagcAAATTTATGTGCACGTAGTATCTCAAGACAGATATCTAACCAATAATCCCTGCGGGAATTCCCTTTGAATTCTGGAAACTCCATGTAAACAGGTTCCGTCCTGCAAATCATATTAATTACAAAGTGAGGGTTGCTGTAACATCAAAAAGTCGCCACAAATATGTTAGACAGAATGATACTTGCATCGCCAAAACTTACACAGATACAGATTTGTACATCACAGCTTTGTCAAATATACGAGCACCCAATGGTCCAGTTAATTCAGGCTTTATAACCTGCTTCATGTCAGTTGCCAGATCATATCTGACAGCTTTGTCATAAACACCAACTCCCAACGATTCGAAGTACAGAGCCTTAGTCGTCAAAGTCAAGCGTCCTACAGAAGAGAAAACCTTATTAACATAGAAATCCATGGAGTACTGAACAATCTACTCTTGTAAGCTGTAAAAATGTTCACGAGTCGATTCAGGAGTAGAAGAGAAAACAAAGACTCAGAAAACCCCTGCACTGATAGTTAGTATAAGATGTATGGCCAATACTCcaaggaagagaaaaggaaatttcCATATCCTAAAGATTACGCTAAAAAACTGAGAGTTGAGAGTGATCTCCACAATTCTGATGCTGCATGCATCTATTAAATAACTTGAGAATCATAAATGTGGAACCAATTATAATCTAGGGTTCAATATTGATTACTAAAGCCAACAAAGTGCCATTGGAAAACTCACCAGGCCATGCTGTAATCCCAATATGCTGCAGTACTGGATGAGTGGGAACAGTACCATCTACGTCGAGAATAATCTCCCCATCAGCAAGCTGAAGGTTGGGAAGGGGAGGGCCCAGTGCGCTCTTTGCAGCCTTGATAACTCTTCGGCACAGAAGAAATTATGTACAGAAACATGGAGCAAAATCATGTCATCCATTGATTGCTAATTTATACTACCAAAAGCAAAAGCAACATCAAACTAGTGCTTTATTACCATTTACAGATTTTGGTTACTAATATAAATCTACATTCTCaactttcatcttggtaataGCTAAATTTGGTCAAACATCTGAAACAGGAGGTAGATGTTGCAAAAACAGTTTGCGATTTAAAATGCAGAGACTAAGACCTGCTACGCATCTATTAATGtatctcaaataataaatgtctTCTTCTATGGTATTGCTGAAATAAGCAGGTAATGATCTTCCTGTTCCAATTTGTAGTAAAAGTGGAATAAGATATTTACAGTGAGCATCTTTGCCTCATGTCTAGTATTACAGTGATTTTGGTACACATGAACTATGCTGTTATTTTGGTGACATTTATCTGTTCAGTGGATATCAATGATCTCTTCTATTTTGGGATGGCAAGAATTATGTTCATGATAGAGCACCTCAAGGCTGAGCCAAGCGGAAACTAAAGCAACTAGGAGAGTGCTAGCCCGTGTAGGCTTGCAAATTGCGTGGGGTTGGGTCTCTTTGTGTCTTACATATGAAGATGATAATCATGCTGAGAAGTGCATATGCATCCCACTTTTAGATATTTGTTGATCAAAATTCCATGAATGCAATAAAATTAAGATGACAGTTGACACAATGTTTATAACTCCTCTGTCCCCTTTAAATCAAGGGTGAATATATGGGTTCGGAAATTGGACACTGGTAAATACATAGACATACTTATCATAGTTGCAGGGCAAATTATACCTGTCAAGGTTTCGGAGATACTTGTCATACATGATAAAATGCAACCGCTGGCTTGAAGAGCCTGTCAGCACATCAAAAAGGTTGTAGACAGTTATCGCATCTGCTATAGCAGCACAAGCTGGTGCAATTTGCGCAAAGGCATCTCGTCCAACAGTTTTCTTGTCATCCACCTAAAGGCCAAAGAAATTGGTGTCAGTGCTGAGTTCCATTCTATTAACCCATCCACAAGTCTCATACTGGACAAACTATGATTTTAGGAATTGCATTTAATCAAAGACGTAACAGTCCATCCACAGAAAGAACCTGAACAGCCATATTGGTTGAGCTTGAATAGAAGAGTGAACCACCATCCCCATCCACTGCTTCCTGAGAAGAACTAGCTTCCTGCAGTCAAGTTCAAGTTCATACAAAGCCAAAGAGCACAGAGAAAGAGTTCAGAATTACTGTACAAAGAAAAACAGATCACTTCTTCCGAAGTAGCaaattcatttttgttttgtatATCTTGTATTACCAATTGATAAAAACAATGGGATTGATGTCACATACTTTTTCTAGACTCTCTACTTCACTCCCAGGGGCCTCCCATGCAAGCATCATATCAAATGTTAATTGCCGGAACTCCTTATCGCCCAAATAATTAGGATTTCTTGTTAACACATGCAGGGTCTCAAGTGAGCAAAACTCCAAGAAATTCCTGGCATATGCCAAAGGTGTCCTAACACTTTCTGGAAGCTCTGAATCAAAACGTTGCTGCAGTTCTTCAGTAGACGTTTTGAGGTTCCTGTATCATAGACCGAAAAGGAAACATATTATAGGAATACATGAAAGCAATCGCAAGGACATGAGAAGACAGAAAATTAGACAATGCACTATGAATTTGATGCTAATAATATTGCACTGAAGTGCCAAGAGAAACCATTTTCATCTCAAATATAATTATCCGAATTTCACATCTCCTTCATAGGGGCATGCTGGCAATAGAAAACGCTTCTTCAAGCAACTATATACTGCACCATGCCTGAAAACAATAACTGTGGGTCACGGAACAGATTTTACATGTTAGATGAAGAACGGGAAAAGCCGTGGAgtatttaattaaatcataAGAGTTAAGTTAGATACGAGTCAGTTAGTAGGGGCAGACTAGCAATAGATAATTACTCTGCGAGCAACTATCTCGCAGATAACTTTTGCCTGAAACATTAATTAACGGAAAATGAACGGATAGATGTCCCCTTTAGATTAGAGTGGAGAATATAAGCAAAGAGCCATGTCTGATTAAAGCTTAATAAATAAGAGCTGAAAAGTGTCAACTATAACTAACTTTTGACGGTTACTCATTAGGTATTTCAAGCTCCACCTCAGTTGAATTGCTAGTTAATGTTAAATGCCCACTATTGCGTCTTGTGGTTTTAGCCATTAAAAGATGCAGAAAAAGCCCAGTGTTCACCTCTCTGACAATAGGGACAATATCAGCCAAAAAATGAGACACGTGATTCTTACAACTTAACTTTCCTCACCCAAGTTCGGCTTAGTTTGGCAGCATGCCAGCTGAGAAAGAAGCATTTCGAGTGAGTTCaaaatacttaatttaatATGTAAAAGTGGTTAATTTTTTGGAACTATGGGACTGCAAAAGTCTCCGAAACAAGTATTAATGGCTTGAAAATCTTATCAGAAGCCCGGAGTTGACAGTCGACACGGTTATCATACTGTCCTGGTAAACTAAACCTTTCACTACACAAGCTACCATTTTCATTACCCAGAAATCGCCACTGCAGTAAGCTTAGAAACTAAGTCTATCAACATAAGTGAAATGATCTTCTGTGCCAAGCTCATCTCAGCTAGTGTGCTGCATACGAGCACAGAGATTGGAATTTCCAGCCGTTAAAATACCAGCAATCAGATTTCAGAGTCGCGATGAACCTGGCAGTTTTCGCGCAAATGCAAATCCACATTGCATGTGACAATCTCCAGCCAATAACAAACTATTTCAGTGCGAAGTGAGTTCAGTGATCGCGCGGAGAATATGTAAGAATACGAAGAAAAACAGAAGGTCAGCTTGAAGGAGTTACCTGGCGCAGCGAGAGACGACCGAGTTGGCGAGCTGTGAGAGGAAGGGAAGGGGCCTAGGGGAATCGGATTCGTCTCCGATGGACGGCCTCTTGCGCTGGAAGAGCGATTTGAGCGAGTTCTGGAACTGTTGCGTACTCATGAAAGTCTCGAACAGATTTCCTACCTTGTTGCCGCCGCTGCTGTCGTTCCCGGGGCCGTCGGTGCTGTTGCCTTTGCCTTTGCCTTTGCCTTTGCCGTTGCCATTGCCATTGCCATTGTAGCTGGAGTCGGTGCTAGCTTCCTCCATGTCCGGGGCCACCTCGGGCATCGTTCCCCTCTCTCGGCGAGCTTCGA from Punica granatum isolate Tunisia-2019 chromosome 2, ASM765513v2, whole genome shotgun sequence includes the following:
- the LOC116197739 gene encoding uncharacterized protein LOC116197739 isoform X1, which translates into the protein MKKRISLGAEKTNHSDVRPEELSFEEREDESALLSVEARRERGTMPEVAPDMEEASTDSSYNGNGNGNGKGKGKGKGNSTDGPGNDSSGGNKVGNLFETFMSTQQFQNSLKSLFQRKRPSIGDESDSPRPLPFLSQLANSVVSRCARNLKTSTEELQQRFDSELPESVRTPLAYARNFLEFCSLETLHVLTRNPNYLGDKEFRQLTFDMMLAWEAPGSEVESLEKEASSSQEAVDGDGGSLFYSSSTNMAVQVDDKKTVGRDAFAQIAPACAAIADAITVYNLFDVLTGSSSQRLHFIMYDKYLRNLDRVIKAAKSALGPPLPNLQLADGEIILDVDGTVPTHPVLQHIGITAWPGRLTLTTKALYFESLGVGVYDKAVRYDLATDMKQVIKPELTGPLGARIFDKAVMYKSVSVTEPVYMEFPEFKGNSRRDYWLDICLEILRAHKFARKYNFKEIQQAEIIARAILGIFRCRAIREGFNIFSSQYKTLLAFNLVESLPGGDIILETLYSRLLLIDGGTLVNDGTGSPYTKQMKKLPPVALITLRRLGFTLLKQVDLGDEAVAVDVCVGDTNPFDKAVKKSILDTGRVEAAQASIDQVKVEGIDTNMAVMKELLFPVLQLAHHLQVSASWEHPFKSTVFLALVCLMIYRGWIRYVVPSIFVFFAVTMLWRRHFYKGKSVEAYKIIAPPNRNPVEQLLTLQDAIGQVESLIQAGNIILLKIRALLFAVLPQATERVALLLVLGAAVFAFVPLRCILVFAFLEAFTREMPLRRESSERTLRRLREWWFRIPAAPVQLVRAEDKKNK
- the LOC116197739 gene encoding uncharacterized protein LOC116197739 isoform X2, whose translation is MKKRISLGAEKTNHSDVRPEELSFEEREDESALLSVEARRERGTMPEVAPDMEEASTDSSYNGNGNGNGKGKGKGKGNSTDGPGNDSSGGNKVGNLFETFMSTQQFQNSLKSLFQRKRPSIGDESDSPRPLPFLSQLANSVVSRCARNLKTSTEELQQRFDSELPESVRTPLAYARNFLEFCSLETLHVLTRNPNYLGDKEFRQLTFDMMLAWEAPGSEVESLEKEASSSQEAVDGDGGSLFYSSSTNMAVQVDDKKTVGRDAFAQIAPACAAIADAITVYNLFDVLTGSSSQRLHFIMYDKYLRNLDRVIKAAKSALGPPLPNLQLADGEIILDVDGTVPTHPVLQHIGITAWPGRLTLTTKALYFESLGVGVYDKAVRYDLATDMKQVIKPELTGPLGARIFDKAVMYKSVSVTEPVYMEFPEFKGNSRRDYWLDICLEILRAHKFARKYNFKEIQQAEIIARAILGIFRCRAIREGFNIFSSQYKTLLAFNLVESLPGGDIILETLYSRLLLIDGGTLVNDGTGSPYTKQMKKLPPVALITLRRLGFTLLKQVDLGDEAVAVDVCVGDTNPFDKAVKKSILDTGRVEAAQASIDQVKVEGIDTNMAVMKELLFPVLQLAHHLQVSASWEHPFKSTVFLALVCLMIYRGWIRYVVPSIFVFFAVTMLWRRHFYKGKSVEAYKIIAPPNRNPVEQLLTLQDAIGQVESLIQAGNIILLKIRALLFAVLPQGQQFGF
- the LOC116197739 gene encoding uncharacterized protein LOC116197739 isoform X3, encoding MKKRISLGAEKTNHSDVRPEELSFEEREDESALLSVEARRERGTMPEVAPDMEEASTDSSYNGNGNGNGKGKGKGKGNSTDGPGNDSSGGNKVGNLFETFMSTQQFQNSLKSLFQRKRPSIGDESDSPRPLPFLSQLANSVVSRCARNLKTSTEELQQRFDSELPESVRTPLAYARNFLEFCSLETLHVLTRNPNYLGDKEFRQLTFDMMLAWEAPGSEVESLEKEASSSQEAVDGDGGSLFYSSSTNMAVQVDDKKTVGRDAFAQIAPACAAIADAITVYNLFDVLTGSSSQRLHFIMYDKYLRNLDRVIKAAKSALGPPLPNLQLADGEIILDVDGTVPTHPVLQHIGITAWPGRLTLTTKALYFESLGVGVYDKAVRYDLATDMKQVIKPELTGPLGARIFDKAVMYKSVSVTEPVYMEFPEFKGNSRRDYCPYTKQMKKLPPVALITLRRLGFTLLKQVDLGDEAVAVDVCVGDTNPFDKAVKKSILDTGRVEAAQASIDQVKVEGIDTNMAVMKELLFPVLQLAHHLQVSASWEHPFKSTVFLALVCLMIYRGWIRYVVPSIFVFFAVTMLWRRHFYKGKSVEAYKIIAPPNRNPVEQLLTLQDAIGQVESLIQAGNIILLKIRALLFAVLPQATERVALLLVLGAAVFAFVPLRCILVFAFLEAFTREMPLRRESSERTLRRLREWWFRIPAAPVQLVRAEDKKNK